Proteins found in one Populus alba chromosome 14, ASM523922v2, whole genome shotgun sequence genomic segment:
- the LOC118037310 gene encoding ACT domain-containing protein ACR1 — protein sequence MEITAYKPYIDAEFESLMERIYPPRVCVDNETYQDCTLVKVDSANKQGILLEMVQVLTDLDLVISKSYISSDGGWFMEVFHVTDQLGSKLTDDSLILYIQQALCVNRRRRVSKESQASLHREVRAPYASTDHTAMEITGTDRPGLLSEISAVLSKLECDVSASVVWTHNNRAASIIYMEDGLQGGPITDPKRLAHVQEQLENVVEAHHGVGERRSVRLTAPAPGQKTHTGRRLHQLMYANMDYEPCQGCNGGGVAHRNNCTKIHVSIESCKEKGYSVVNVRSRDRPKLLFDTLCALTDMQYVVFHAAVSAKGTMADQEYFIRQQDGCTLDSERERHKLTQCLIAAIERRASHGVRLDICTNNRVGLLSNVTRAFRENGLSISRAEIGTNGDRAVGSFYVTDASGYEANPRAIEEVKKEMGGSVVVVNKSPGWTPKTSKTRSVGSIGRNSSGSIDEEKPRFSPGSLFWSQLKRLSSNFSSIRS from the exons ATGGAGATAACAGCTTATAAGCCTTATATCGATGCAGAGTTTGAATCCCTCATGGAAAGAATTTATCCTCCAAG AGTTTGCGTAGACAATGAAACTTACCAAGATTGCACTCTTGTTAAG GTTGACAGTGCAAACAAGCAGGGGATTCTATTAGAGATGGTCCAAGTCTTGACAGATCTTGACCTTGTTATATCCAAATCATATATTTCCTCTGATGGGGGATGGTTCATGGAAG TGTTCCACGTGACTGACCAGCTTGGGAGCAAACTCACTGACGATAGCCTCATACTTTACATTCAGCAG GCACTGTGTGTAAATAGGAGAAGAAGGGTATCGAAGGAATCGCAAGCTTCTCTCCACAGAGAAGTTAGGGCACCATACGCGTCAACTGATCACACGGCCATGGAGATAACTGGGACTGACCGACCAGGTCTGCTTTCAGAAATATCAGCGGTGCTTTCCAAGTTGGAGTGCGATGTCTCTGCTTCCGTGGTATGGACCCACAATAATAGAGCAGCTTCCATAATCTACATGGAAGATGGGTTGCAAGGAGGACCCATCACAGATCCAAAGAGACTAGCACATGTGCAAGAGCAGTTGGAGAATGTTGTAGAGGCTCATCATGGGGTGGGGGAGAGGAGGAGCGTGCGACTGACGGCCCCAGCACCAGGACAAAAGACCCACACAGGGCGGAGGCTCCACCAGTTGATGTACGCCAACATGGACTACGAACCATGTCAGGGATGCAATGGAGGGGGTGTAGCACATAGAAATAACTGTACTAAAATTCATGTGTCTATTGAATCTTGTAAGGAGAAGGGGTACTCTGTGGTGAATGTCAGGAGTAGAGACAGGCCCAAGCTCTTGTTTGATACACTCTGCGCTCTAACTGATATGCAGTATGTCGTGTTCCATGCTGCGGTTAGCGCTAAGGGCACCATGGCCGATCAG GAGTACTTCATCCGGCAGCAGGATGGGTGCACTTTGGACTCAGAGAGAGAAAGGCATAAACTAACCCAATGCTTGATTGCTGCCATTGAGCGCAGAGCATCCCAT GGAGTGAGGCTGGACATTTGCACTAACAACCGAGTGGGACTCCTCTCGAATGTGACACGGGCGTTCCGAGAGAATGGGCTATCAATATCAAGGGCTGAGATCGGAACAAATGGTGATAGAGCTGTTGGTTCCTTCTATGTTACTGATGCTTCAGGATATGAAGCAAATCCACGAGCAATAGAAGAGGTAAAAAAAGAGATGGGGGGATCTGTAGTGGTAGTTAACAAATCACCAGGCTGGACACCAAAAACCTCCAAGACTCGCTCGGTAGGTAGTATTGGCAGAAATAGCAGCGGCAGCATTGATGAAGAAAAGCCACGGTTCTCTCCAGGAAGCCTATTCTGGTCACAGCTTAAGAGGCTTTCAAGCAATTTCAGCTCCATACGATCATGA
- the LOC118035491 gene encoding protein PHLOEM PROTEIN 2-LIKE A10 produces MAKHTWFKTNGVVSRDFKDFVQSESNQIPNSFKQISKVARSNEFSEGLDALTQAFTVGILRGYQSHARIHHDAGANGDRKNKGSPSFLNKVFEKPASPTGSGFVSVIVGSFARNLVLGLYESCLNSISYLNAAADGHDSFQKVMGAVCGDKGRELIVDCIQLFVSTAVTAYLDRTMHINTYDEFFAGLTDPKHETKVRGVLVSICNGAIETLVKTSHQVLTTDDSNLNSSSDSPYLAIDQEERAMEDAVSGKEAFFSESMTRKSVD; encoded by the exons ATGGCTAAGCATA CTTGGTTTAAAACTAATGGGGTTGTCTCTAGGgattttaaagattttgttCAGTCGGAATCAAACCAAATTCCCAATAGTTTCAAGCAAATTTCTAAAGTGGCAAGGTCTAATGAGTTTTCAGAAGGATTAGATGCCCTTACTCAAGCTTTTACTGTGGGAATTTTGCGTGGTTACCAATCCCATGCAAGAATTCATCATGATGCTGGTGCCAATGGGGATaggaaaaacaaaggaagtCCAAGTTTCTTGAACAAGGTTTTTGAGAAGCCTGCTTCTCCAACTGGGTCTGGTTTTGTTTCTGTTATCGTTGGAAGCTTTGCTAGGAACTTGGTTCTGGGATTGTATGAAAGTTGTCtgaattcaatttcatatttgaatGCTGCTGCTGATGGCCATGATTCTTTTCAAAAAGTGATGGGAGCGGTTTGTGGTGATAAGGGTAGAGAGCTGATTGTTGATTGTATTCAGTTATTTGTGAGCACAGCAGTTACGGCTTACCTTGACAGGACTATGCATATCAACACCTATGATGAATTTTTTGCTGGATTAACCGATCCTAAGCACGAAACCAAAGTGAGAGGGGTGTTGGTATCAATCTGTAATGGTGCAATTGAGACTCTTGTCAAGACATCTCATCAAGTCTTGACAACTGATGATTCTAACTTGAATTCGAGTTCCGATTCACCTTATTTGGCCATTGATCAAGAAGAAAGAGCAATGGAGGATGCGGTATCTGGGAAAGAAGCATTTTTTAGTGAATCTATGACAAGAAAGTCAGTTGATTAA
- the LOC118037457 gene encoding phytosulfokines 3: MASAVKVATLFFVALLLCSTVTYAARPEPGFPDGSLAKNQHKVVEAEHAEVMEEISCEGLGEEECLMRRTLAAHTDYIYTQKNKP; encoded by the exons ATGGCCAGTGCTGTTAAGGTTGCCACACTCTTCTTCGTAGCCCTCCTCCTCTGCTCCACAGTAACCTATGCCGCCCGCCCTGAGCCAGGCTTTCCTGATGGTTCTTTGGCAAAGAACCAACATAAG GTTGTTGAGGCCGAGCATGCAGAGGTGATGGAAGAGATCAGCTGTGAAGGGCTTGGTGAGGAAGAGTGCTTGATGAGAAGGACACTTGCTGCTCACACCGATTACATCTATACCCAGAAGAACAAACCATGA